Proteins encoded within one genomic window of Bemisia tabaci chromosome 2, PGI_BMITA_v3:
- the LOC140223893 gene encoding uncharacterized protein, producing MEIPLQPYKDAVEKTSKMINITMQESWATTNPDKLAEHVQLEMESFILQLQNLRDEINELSTESLIREKRNFAPFGFIGSSFHYLFGLSTDEETSKLNNKLLNLKAVTSENHHDIEQQISILGDIHNFEEKSKNIIQDIAKATEHIDEKFEKVANTYINETNFKFIMVSKYFDVSFFLKEIQFSILQIKDNIFKLKIALQSAAHGTLTEFLMSKRKLLSVLSKIQAHLPPQYSLIFPIRSTQISKFYNLISCHAILIDNKIRIFLNIPLKTENRVFDLYKLAPLPHNVKNVSVSIYIDPPHPYVAISKNKETYLPLDEEEINKCHNKAIMICPANIPIRSFKPKTCIFSLIRNMSSDIINYCDRIVTTRNRAPLFYKPQLDNIWIYSVANPVTAILQCPEDGEKVGKQVELVGNNYTNIPPKCSLSADTFRIDASEIFNSIENSETTSFFTPTIKNLISQKDSILLHNLTKDPTFAKKFQDLVKNSEELQKAIPDGVKLQALKYNMQTFFDTQKYKPETPNHHYIVYVTIFILVIAIIALLAQVHTIRRNLPEDRIRYINNEIYMDTSEDA from the coding sequence ATGGAAATCCCTCTACAACCGTACAAAGATGCAGTcgaaaaaacatcgaaaatgaTCAACATCACGATGCAGGAATCATGGGCAACAACGAATCCAGACAAATTGGCAGAACACGTCCAGCTAGAGATGGAAAGCTTCATCCTCCAACTACAGAACCTAAGGGACGAGATCAACGAACTATCGACAGAATCTCTcatcagagaaaaaaggaattttgCGCCGTTTGGATTTATAGGAAGCTCTTTTCATTACTTATTTGGATTAAGTACGGACGAGGAAACaagtaaattaaataataaactATTAAACCTAAAAGCTGTAACATCCGAAAACCATCATGATATTGAGCAACAAATTTCAATTCTAGGAGATATacataattttgaggaaaaaagtaaaaacattatACAAGATATAGCGAAAGCAACAGAACACATTGATGAGAAATTCGAAAAAGTTGCAAACACATATATCAATGAAACTAACTTTAAATTTATAATGGTGTCTAAATATTTCGATGTCTCCTTCTTCTTGAAAGAAATCCAATTTAGTATACTACAAATAAAAGACAACATTTTTAAGCTAAAAATCGCATTGCAAAGCGCCGCACACGGCACGTTAACGGAATTCCTTATGTCGAAGAGAAAATTACTGTCGGTCCTCTCAAAAATCCAAGCCCACTTACCACCCCAATACAGCTTAATCTTCCCTATTAGATCCACTCAAATCTCTAAGTTCTATAATTTAATATCTTGCCACGCAATATTGATAGATAATAAAATTCGCATCTTTCTTAACATTCCGTTAAAAACGGAAAACAGAGTATTCGATTTGTACAAATTAGCGCCCCTACCTCATAACGTTAAAAATGTCTCCGTAAGCATATACATTGACCCCCCTCACCCATATGTTGCAATCAGTAAGAACAAAGAAACATACCTCCCATTAGACGAGGAAGAAATAAACAAATGTCACAATAAAGCAATTATGATTTGCCCAGCGAACATTCCAATTAGGAGTTTTAAACCAAAAACATGCATCTTTTCACTAATCAGAAATATGTCCAGCGACATCATAAACTACTGTGATAGAATTGTAACAACTAGAAATAGAGCCCCCCTTTTTTATAAACCCCAATTAGACAATATATGGATATACAGCGTTGCAAACCCCGTCAcagcaatattgcaatgccCGGAAGACGGTGAGAAGGTAGGCAAACAAGTTGAGCTAGTAGGAAATAATTATACAAACATTCCGCCCAAATGTTCTCTGTCGGCTGACACGTTCAGGATAGACGCCTCAGAAATATTCAACTCGATAGAAAATAGTGAGACGACGTCATTTTTTACTCCcacaattaaaaatttaatttcacagAAGGATAGCATCCTACTACACAATTTAACGAAGGACCCAACAtttgctaaaaaattccaagatttaGTAAAGAACTCCGAGGAACTCCAGAAAGCCATCCCCGACGGAGTAAAGCTGCAGGCACTGAAATACAACATGCAGACATTCTTTGATACTCAGAAATACAAACCCGAAACACCCAACCACCACTATATAGTATATGTTACAATCTTCATCCTCGTCATAGCCATAATTGCACTACTTGCTCAAGTCCACACTATCAGACGTAACTTGCCAGAGGATAGAATTAGGTACATAAACAATGAGATTTATATGGATACCTCAGAAGACGCTtga